The Christensenella timonensis DNA segment CATTGAGCTCCGATATGACTGCCTGCCGAAGCGTCTGCAAACCTTTTTTGTGCTCGCCGCAATACTGGATACGTGAGATCACATCGGCGCCATAACGGCTTTGGGCGTTCATACGGCTCTCTACGGCAAGGCGCTTGTTAGCGCCCATATCGTAAAGATAAGCCGCGATCGTCGTAGTACCGATATCCACTGCGACGCCATATCCTGTCTTATCGCTCACTACTCTGGGCAAAATGCCCTGTGTCATGATTCCCGACATTTGTTTCTCCTGAAAAGAAAAGCCGCCCCGCTTAAGGGCAGCTTTCCAAATTTCGACTCATTTTACTGGTAAATCGACAAAGCAACGTCGCTTGCACTGGAGGCGTCGGCAGTATAATAGTCGGCTCCGATCTTGCATTTAAAATCTTCGGTCACCGGCGCACCGCCTACCATGACCTTGATCTGGCCATGCAGTCCCTTTTCTTCCAAAAGCTCCACGACTTGCTTCATAACCGACATCGTTGTTGTCAGCAGCGCGGAACAAGCGATCACCTGCGCATCATTGCTGATCGCAGTTTCCACAAACTTCTCCGCAGATACATCCACGCCCAGGTCTATGACTTCCAGCCCCTTGCTTTCCATCATGATCTTCACCAGGTTTTTTCCAATATCGTGCAAATCGCCTTTCACGGTTCCCAGTACGATCTTGCCCTTGCTTTCCATCTTTTCCGACGCAAGCGCCACCGCCAGCGCATCGATGCCCGCTTGCATCGCACGTGCGGCGATCAAGACCTCCGGTACGAATACCTGGTTATTCTTGAATTTATCCCCGACAACCGACATCCCGGCAAGAAGCCCGTTTTGCAGCAGATCCTTGGGATTACTGCCCTTTTCAAGCTCCGCCGCAATAATTTCTTTGATATTATTGACACGACCCTGCTGCACATAAAGGCTCAAATCATCATATACGCTCATAACGTTGCGTTGTTCCTCCTGCGTATTTTTTATCATGTATCATGCATGGATTATTATAACATACCGAACCGCTTTTGTCTTTTTCATTATTCATTTAATATTCATAAATCATTCACAGAGGGTTAAAATTCTCTCTGTAAAATCAAAGCATAAACAAAAAGCGGGAAAAAACAATCGCCTCCGGCGTTTAAATATATAATGATACTTCCGAAAAAATCTGCTGATCATTCAGCAGATTTTTTTTTCTTATAAACCGACAGCCGCAGCGAATTAAGAACGACGCATACGGAGGAAAATGCCATGGCAAGCCCCGCAAACATCGGCGTGAGCGTCGGC contains these protein-coding regions:
- a CDS encoding corrinoid protein; this encodes MSVYDDLSLYVQQGRVNNIKEIIAAELEKGSNPKDLLQNGLLAGMSVVGDKFKNNQVFVPEVLIAARAMQAGIDALAVALASEKMESKGKIVLGTVKGDLHDIGKNLVKIMMESKGLEVIDLGVDVSAEKFVETAISNDAQVIACSALLTTTMSVMKQVVELLEEKGLHGQIKVMVGGAPVTEDFKCKIGADYYTADASSASDVALSIYQ